TGGCAAAGTCCTGCTTAGCATTTGCCAGGCTAAAATTCCCAGGGAATATATGTCTGAAGGTGGAGAGGGTAATTCCCCTCTGATTACTTCTGGGGCTACATAACCAGGTGTACCCTGAAAATATGGCATAAACCTGGTGATTTAGGGAATGAAATCGTGATGCAAAACTAAAAAACCTACTCGAATTCCTGTATATGTGTCTTCTTCCCCCAAAAGAACGGAGCTACCAAAATCTGCTAATTTTGGGTTGCCATCTGCGGCcatgagaatattttttggcTTCACATCGGCATGAACCACGCCAGCTCGGTGACAGAATTGAATAGCGAAAGTAATTGCCTTGAAGATATTTAATCGCTCTTGACAGTTCAATGGTCCCTCATCCAGTCTTTCTTGCAGAGATTTACCACACAATTCCATAGTAATCATTGAGAAAACTTCTCCCTGTTCAATGCCCAGTATCCTGATGACATTAGCATGTCTCAAAGTGGTGGCATGTTTCTCTGATATCACGGAGTTATCACTGTCTTTCCTTCTTCTAAGTATTTTCGCAGCCACCTGATCACCTGTTATATATGATATGATAAAATCAggataggaaaaaaatatcggcTCCCTTTCATCAAGTGACCGCATTTCACAATATTCTTCAAACCTTTGTAAGATGCTTGAATCACGGTTCCAAATCCACCACTGCCGAGAATCTTTCTTGTACAGTGGGTAAGTCcagtatttaaaattttctttcggtTTGGAGTATCGACATTGACTAGCGACAATGTACATggttttgtatttattttcgcTTCCACACAGTCTGTGCTCAAATTGTTCCGGAGAGGTGATTTTGGACTACTTGTAAATCTTTGAACATTGTAAACACATATGTATTACATTTGCAGTTTTAGCGACCaagtattaataataacacaccttatattttgaacaatttgaGGCGACCGTGGTGCCAGCCTTCCGATCTCAAAAATTCCTCTTGGAGAAGCCATTCgaaatatattgtattatatttcttCTGCAGGTAGAATGAACAACTTGACCAATTACAGTGATTgacataaatatatacctCTATGTGTCTACCGGAAGACTAAACACACAACtcaaaacaaatattatgAAGGGTATTATTGAACTTGATGCATGTTTATGTATTATgtacagatatttttttttcttttcaattctaAGATGAAGGTGAATGACTGAcgtattttaaatattttctttattctctaAACTTAAGGCATAATCCAGCTGCTACGAGCCTATTactaattattacttttaatACTGTATTTTTAACTTGATTATTTACAATAACGTTTTCACTATTTAATAACAAGGATGATTGTAATAATCTCTCAATATAGGTAATATCTGTGGTGTGGCTATAATAACATGTCTCAATGATATACTGTAGATGTAAAGCCGTATACCTAATGAAATCTAATTTATTAGATAGTTAACAATAATAAGTACCGTTAGTTTAGAGCAACACGGTTTTCTATCACAATCATCTAGGAGAATTTATTACCATTTCTCAATTATTTGTGTTACGTGAATAACAATAGTTAAGtaatttcgtttttcattctctgttctttttttaaatggttGTACTACGTGTTGGATCGAAGGAGTGtcaataatgattttcaactttcaataAGAACATATTGATTAGTAAAATACTCTACGGAAtcaaaatacaatattttctttgcTTCTTATTTTGTATCGTATATATCATATCTAATACATTATATCTGCTTTATTGCGATACATCATTGGATGACTATCACTTCGATTTTGGTTCAAAATGTTTATGCCttcgtatattataattctcgaAAGAGTTCGTTCATAAGCATACACGATTCttatttatcgaaaaatataagaatttcCATATTACTTATATCTGCACGATAtgtaattcaaattacacaaaCAGATTTTTGTCAAGAGTTAGAATTTTATGGAAATCCCTCCTTTGTTTATCCGTACCGTACTAATATTTCCCATTCATCTCCAACAAAGCTCATATCTAATCCTGCTGCATACATTCACCAATCAGGTACTTGTGTATACACAGTTTTATACATATAGCACCAACTTTATTGTCTtactaaaacaaaaaatgccTACCCAAATGCAACCCTACGCTCATACCCTATTACGCCAAAAAATTGGCTATACTTTTAACAAAGATCACATGCAATCCTCTTGGTCAATCTTAATCATCCCCTGGCACCATGCACCAATCTCGTGTTGCATCTATTGGTACTCTCCTGACAAAGGCCTGAACATCATGAACCAACTTAGTTTAATAACATGCATGAGATGCCACACGGACAATTTCGGTTTACCAGTTTCGTAAAACCGTCTATACTTAACAATAGTTAATTTCTCGTGGATCTTGTCTGTTCTCATAGAGGTAGCGTGAATAAAGTACAAATGGAAATGATCGTCAGATAAATAGGAACGATCAGGGTATCAAAAAGTTTGGTGTTTTTAAACTCTTAGTGTGATAGCTGAGACTTTAAAATGATCAAACTAATTGAACGCTGTGAATCGCATCAGAATTTCACGTCTGCTATCATTAGggattcataaaaaaatatttagaatacTGTACATACTGATCAATCTTCCTGCGTATTATTGACAATCGCGTAACAATAAATGGTTGAACGAATTCCTTTTGGCACTCTTACCCCCGAATTCATGACCGTCCGCTAAACGTTTAACGGGTGTAATATATAACAGCCCGTTATAATCATCTGCTCTTATTGTTGTTGATCTTACAAAACGTATAACCAGCGTAAATTTGACAgtcaacaataataaaaatagaagatTATAACGGGCCGTTATACATTGAGCGCATTAAACGTTAAACGGTCGTTCATGAATTcggaaataattcattttcaatttgtaatgCTTATGTGAAATGTAAAGAACGCTGATAATGctattaaataattgatttatattctttttcgaatgaatttcagacaatctcTAGACTAGCTAAAAATGAAATGTTACCGATACCACAAACGTTACATGCCCGCAATAAATCAGAACCAAAATTAAtatgtttcaaattacaacTAGTCTAAGTAAAATAAGAATTaactataaatatatgtatgtacctatacttatattgtataatactagatttctttttcgtcCGTAAGTAAACTCTTACTATATTAAACTATGTCAAACCCCGTAACATTCATATCAAATATATTCTTTGTTCGCGTCAATAAGGGTAAAGATATGTTAAAAACAGCAAAAACTTTTTGAGTCACCCTGAATGTCGAGGTTTTCACGGGAAAAACTTGGATTATCTAACAAACGCCGTCAATGGATACAACAAGGGTAGTATGAAGGTAATTAATTGGACAAGGTAAGGTAAGGCACAGTCTAGCCAGGGAGGGGTGCTTCTTCATAAAAGTCTGGCTCATCCTGATTGCTCTCCATTTCTGGTTCTTTAGTATCGAGAGCACGTAGTTCCGCAGGTGTAAAATAACGCTTCATTTGAGCACGCAACGGTATCATCAGGAtcaaaaaaaatgggaaagcCAAGGAGATTGCGGTGCTTTTAACAGCCCAAAGGACCGAGagacaaaatatttgaatcaaaGTGAATATGTGCATCTTATAGGTTTGAACTCTGCGTACATAATTCGCAGTACCATGGTGCTTAACAGGCATAAAGAATAACTTTATACGATCAAACAGCTGAACGCCGTTGGTTGACGATACGCCCATGTACAGAAAAACTCCAATCAACACTGCCATGGGAACACGTCTTAGTAGCGGTGCCATCAAAATACTCAGACCGATGAGGATCGCGACTAAGAGACCGCTCACTCTTTGTTCTTTGACCTCAACAATGTGAGGCTTGTCACCAGGAGCATGGTTCGTTGACATTATTGTAACTGCGGATACATGGGTCAGAGAACGCACCGATGCTGCGCAACACCAGGGCATACCGATGAACCCACAGCCAACGTTCATCAAGCTGACAACAACAATGTCCATGTGATAGCCGTTGCCTTTACGCAGCTTGCGTTCTTTCTTGTCAATGATGAGCCTGGTTGggtgataaaaagaaaatttgattaggAATAGTCAATTCAGATTTCTTTTAATATActattttcaaagtttgattaaaATAAGACTCACTCAGATATTTGGGTTTCCATGAAGATAAGGATGTAAACTAGAAGAGCCGGCACCACGCAAACAAGTGCCAACCAAACGGGAACGGATTGTTTTTCACCCCCTAGCGGTATTAGCCATCCTCTCTTGTCGGGATCTGAAGGACTCAAGCCGTCGGGTACGAGGAGTTTCTCAGTCTTAACTTGAGCGAGAAAATCGATCAAGACAAAAATTACGATGCTTATTGGAACTCCAAAGTCACCAAAAGCTCTTCTCGCGCTGCGACCCAGATAGTGACTGTTACGAAATATGCGCAGGTAGTACGCACCAAGGAAAGTTCCCAAGCAAAGAATTGTACACATGAGAGCAGTATTTGGT
The sequence above is drawn from the Neodiprion pinetum isolate iyNeoPine1 chromosome 2, iyNeoPine1.2, whole genome shotgun sequence genome and encodes:
- the c-mos gene encoding mos protein isoform X2, whose protein sequence is MASPRGIFEIGRLAPRSPQIVQNIRFTSSPKSPLRNNLSTDCVEAKINTKPCTLSLVNVDTPNRKKILNTGLTHCTRKILGSGGFGTVIQASYKGDQVAAKILRRRKDSDNSVISEKHATTLRHANVIRILGIEQGEVFSMITMELCGKSLQERLDEGPLNCQERLNIFKAITFAIQFCHRAGVVHADVKPKNILMAADGNPKLADFGSSVLLGEEDTYTGIRVYAIFSGYTWLCSPRSNQRGITLSTFRHIFPGNFSLANAKQDFAIR
- the c-mos gene encoding mos protein isoform X1 → MASPRGIFEIGRLAPRSPQIVQNIRFTSSPKSPLRNNLSTDCVEAKINTKPCTLSLVNVDTPNRKKILNTGLTHCTRKILGSGGFGTVIQASYKGDQVAAKILRRRKDSDNSVISEKHATTLRHANVIRILGIEQGEVFSMITMELCGKSLQERLDEGPLNCQERLNIFKAITFAIQFCHRAGVVHADVKPKNILMAADGNPKLADFGSSVLLGEEDTYTGIRGTPGYVAPEVIRGELPSPPSDIYSLGILAWQMLSRTLPFADLHPHAILYLTGKGIKPEDSMLDDNLGGKYKALYSKMWSFEKTDRPSIDGVATELQDLEVEAKC